The DNA region GACTCGCCGGGGTTCTTGATCCAGAGGTAGGCGTCGACGCCCGCCCGCCCGGTGTCGGCGGTGGGCGGCGCCCCGAGCGCGCGGCCGGGCGGGTTGCACCAGGCCTCGCCGCTCAGCGGGCCGTTGCCGTTGCGGCTGGTGTCGATGACGAAGGGCTTGCCGTCCAGCAGGGCGGAGAGCTGCCCGCCGTAGGTGGCGTTCCGGTCGGTGGTGTAGAAGTTGGAGACGTTCACCGCGAAGCCGTCCGCGGCCGCGACCCCGGACTTGCGGAGCGCCTCGGCCAGCGCGGAGGGGTCCTGCGCCCAGCCGGGGTTGCCCGCGTCCAGGTAGACCCGGACCTGCGGGCGCTTCTTCAACTCCTGTACGGCGAAGGCGAGCAGGCCGTACCGCTCGGCGGCCGCGTCGCCCTTGACCCCGCAGGTGTCCAGGGTGTGGGCGACGGCGTCCGGCTCCAGGACCACCCACGCCCGGCGGTCGCCCAGCGCCTCGGCCAGGCCGGTGATCCAGGACCGGTACGCGGCGGCGTCGGCGGCGCCGCCCGCCGAGTAGAGGCCGCAGTCCCGGTGCGGGATGTTGTAGGCGACGAGGACCGGGGTGCGGTCCGCCTCGGCGGCGCGGCGGCTCACCTGTTCGGCGATGCCGCGGGCCGCCTGGTCGCCGAGCCACTGCGAGGAGGGTTGGGTGGCGATCCGGGCCAGGGCGTCGGCCTCCGCCGTGCGGCCCTGGCCGCGCAGGGCGGCCAGTTGGCGGGCCGCGGAGGTCTGGTCGGAGACGTAGAAGGTCTGTCCGGGGAGCTGCGGCAGCGAACCGGCGCCCCCGGCGGGCACGGGCGCGGCGGTCCGCCCCGTCGGCGCGGCACCGTTCGGACTCCCGCCCCCGGCCGGGTCCCGGTCGGTGCCGGCGCTCCCCCCGGTGCACCCCGCGACTCCCGTCACCAACCCCAGCACGGCCGCTCCCACGGCCAGCCGGAATCCCACTCTTCGCCCTGCTCGGCGCACGTACCGCCCCTCCCGGACCCGGTCAGGCGACCGGCTGCTCCCCAGCTTCGCACACCGGGTACCGGCCGCCGCTCACCAGCCGGTGAACGGCGGGCGTCCGGACGCGAGTGGACGGCGCGTCAGCCGTCGGGCGGGGCCGCCCGGGCGGAACTCCGAACGGCCCCGGCGGATCAGCCCTGCTTGAGGTCCGGAACCCGCCAGTCGATCGGGTCGACGCCGAAGCCCTCCAGCGCCGTGTTGATCTGGGAGAACGGCCGGCTGCCGAAGAACAGCTTGGCGGAGAGCGGCGACGGGTGGGCGCCCTGGACCACCACGTGCTTCTCGGTGTCGATCAGCGGCAGCTTCTTCTTGGCGTAGTTGCCCCAGAGCACGAAGACCACCGGCTCCTCGCGCGCGCTCACCGCCTTGATCACCGCGTCGGTGAACTTCTCCCAGCCCTTGGCCTTGTGGGAGTTGGCCTCGTGCGCGCGGACCGTGAGCACCGCGTTGAGCAGCAGCACGCCCTGCTCGGCCCAGTGCATCAGGTAGCCGTTGTCCGGCGCCGGGATACCGAGGTCGGCGTCCAGCTCCTTGAAGATGTTGCGCAGCGACGGGGGCGTCCTGGTGCCCGGCAGCACGGAGAAGCTCATGCCGTGGGCCTGGCCGTCGTCGTGGTACGGGTCCTGGCCGAGCACGAGCACCCGGACCTTGTCGTACGGCGTGGCCTCCAGCGCGGAGAACTCCTGCCCGCTCGGCGGGAAGACCTGGTGCTCCCCGCGCTCGGCCGCCACGAAGGCCGCCAGCTGGGCGAAGTACGGCTTCTCCGTCTCGGCACCGAGCACCGTGTGCCAGGACTCGGGCAGTTCCAGCCCCGCGCCCGCGCCCGTCCCGGGCGTACCCGGCTCCGTCACGCCCGCCTCGACCGTGTCCGTCACGACATCTACCTCCCACCGGACGGCCGCTCACCGCCGCACCGCCCCGACCGCGGGCGCACTGCGGCCCTTGCACCGCACGCCCTCTTTCCACACCGAACGCTACACAGGCCCACTGACAGTCCGCTCCGTCGGCGGCGCACCGGCCCCGCTCACCCGGCCGGAGCCGCCGGGACGCCCGCGATGCCGGGGCCGGCACCGGGCCCGCCCGCGCCCGCGGACACCTCCCGGGCCGTCCCGCCGGAGCCGTCGGAGCCGTCCGAGTCCCCGGGGCCGTCCGCGCCGTCCGAGCCCCCGGAGCCGTCCATTGCCGCCCTCGCCACCCGGAAGTGCTCGACCACGTTCAGCGCCACCAGCACCACCGCCAGCACCACCAGCGCCGTGATCGCCGGCCACCGCACCATCAGCGGGGCCAGCGCCAGCACCACGGCGGCCGCCACGATCCGGGTGGTCGCCACCGCGCGGAACATCATCCACCGGGTGTACCCGAAGGTCAGCAGGTACAGCACGCAGCCCCCGTAGAGCAGGGCCACCGAGCCCGCGCCGAGCGCCTGCCGCGGGTCGGCCACCGTCTCCCCGAACCCGACCGCCACCGCGATCACCCCGGCCACCAGCGCCAGGTGCCCGTACTGGAAGACCCGCCGGATGACGTCCCGGCGCGACTCGGCGACCGTGACCGCGTGCCGCATGGCGTCCGCCGCGTGGACGAAGTACTGCCACCAGAGCCCGGCCGAGATGGTGAACGCGGCGGTGACGGCGACGAGTTCGGCCGCGTCGAGGGGCACCCCCGCCGCGGTGGCGCCGATCCCGACGATGGACTCGCCGAGCGCGACCAGCAGGAAGAGCGCGAACCGCTCCGGCATGTGGGCCGGGTGGTAGGACACCACGGCCAGCCGGCGGCGGAAGAGCACCGGCCCGGACAGGTCGCAGAGCGCCGCGAGCGCCCAGAGCACCGTCCTCGGCCCCTCCGGCAGCAGCCCTCCGGCGAACACCAGCGGGCCGCTGACCAGGACGCCCACCCCGTACGGCCCTCGCCAGACGCCCGGGATGCGGATCAGCAGGAACAGCAGCACCACCCGGGCCGCCCAGTACCCGGCGCCGAGCAGCACTCCCCGGTTCCCGTAGGCGCCGGGCACGGCCAGCGCCATGACCAGGCCGGTCAGGCCGACGGTGAGGATGCCGAGCCGGTCGCGCGGATTGTCCACGTCCCGGATGTTGGCCTGGACCGTGGTGCCGACCCAGCACCAGTAGACCGGCACGAACACCACCAGGGCCCGGGCGACGCCGGCCCAGTCGTGGTGGTGGTGCAGCAGGCCGGAGACCTGCGTGATGGCGAAGACGAAGACCAGGTCGAAGTAGAGCTCCGCCCAGGTGACCCGTTTCTCCTCCGCCTCCGCCGGCACCGCCCCCGCCGGCGCTTCCCCCGCCGACACCGCCCCCGCCGGCGCTTCCCCCGTGGTGCTCATCCCGTCCCCCTCCTCGGCACATGGCGAGCGGGCCCCGCCGTCCGACCGTCGGCCGGGGCGGCGGGGCCCGCAACAGCAGTGCCGAGGCTAGACCAGCTCGACGAGGTCCGCGATGGAGTTGAACACCCGGGTCGGCCGGTACGGGAAACGCTCCACGTCGGCGGCGGCGGTGAGGCCGGTGAGCACCAGGATGGTCTCCATGCCTGCCTCCATGCCGGCCACGATGTCGGTGTCCATCCGGTCGCCGATCATGACGGCGGTCTCCGAGTGGGCGCCGGCCGTGTTGAGCGCCTCGCGCATCATCAGCGGGTTGGGCTTGCCGACGAAGTACGGCTCGACGCCGGTCGCCTTGGTGATCAGGGCGGCGACCGAACCGGTGGCGGGGAGCACGCCCTCGGTGGACGGGCCGGTCTCGTCCGGGTTGGTGCAGATGAACCGGGCGCCCTGGTTGATCAGGCGGATCGCCTTGGTGAGCGCCTCGAAGCTGTAGGTACGGGTCTCGCCGAGGACGACGTAGTCCGGGTTGTTGTCGGTCAGCACGTAGCCGGCCTGGTAGAGCGCGGTGGTCAGGCCGGCCTCGCCGATCACGTAGGCGGTGCCGTTCGGACGCTGGCCCTTCAGGAAGCTGGCGGTGGCCAGGGCCGAGGTCCAGATGCACTCCTCCGGCACCTCCAGGCCCATCCCGGCCAGGCGGGCGCTGAGGTCGCGCGGGGTGTAGATGGAGTTGTTGGTGAGGACCAGGAACGGCTTGCCGGACTCCCGCAGCCGGCGCAGGAACTCCTCCGCGCCGGGGATCGGCGTGCCCTCGTGGATGAGGACGCCGTCCATGTCGGTCAGCCAGGACTCGATGGGCTTGCGGTCTGCCACGTGCGTGTCTCCCGAAGTCTTGCCATGTAGTGCGATGGTCGTACGAAACTGCGGCGCACCGCCGTCACCGTTGCGCCTCCCACCGGCCGGACCCTCCTCGGGACACCGGACCGCCGGGGGTACTGCTGGCTGCCCCAACGGGGCACAGCCTAATCCGCACACCTGGCCTACGGCAGCACGTCCCGCCCAGCGGACGGGCACCGGGGCCCGCGGCGGGCCGAGCGGCAGTCCGCGCGGTGGGGCGGACGGCGGGCCGGACGACGGGACGCCCCGCGGACCCGGCCCCGCGGTCCGCCCCGCCTCAACGGGTCCTTAACCCACCCCTAACCGCAGTGATGCCCCCTCAGCAGAACGGCCCGGCCCGGTTAGCGTGAACGGCACGCCGGACAGGGACGGCCCCGACGGGCCACCCCCGGCACCCCGGTGGCTGCCGCCGCCGCGCCCCCCACCGCGGCGGCGGCAGCGGCCGTCGCGCACGGCCCTCCCGGGCGCCCTCCCTCCCCGGGCGCCCTCCCTCCCCGGGCGCCCAGGAGGGTTCCCCGGCGCCGGAACCGGGGCCGACCGGGCACCCCGTGGTTGAGTAGGGCGCATGACCCCCTCCACGCGCCCCGCCTCCCGGAATGCCGACCCCGCACACCCGTTCCGCGTGGGCCTGATCGGCTACGGCCTGGCCGGCTCCGCCTTCCACGCCCCGCTGATCGCCACCACCCCCGGGCTCCGACTGGACGCGGTGGTCACCGCCAACCCCGACCGCCGCGCCCAGCTGCACAGCGAGCACCCCGACGCCCGCGCCGTCGACACCCCCGAGCAGCTGCTCGCCGACCCGGACGCGCTCGACCTGGTCGTCATCGCCTCCCCCAACCGCACCCACGTCCCGCTCGCCCGCGCCGCCCTCACCGCCGGACTGGCCACCGTGGTCGACAAGCCGCTCGCCGCCACCGCCGCCGAGGCGCTGGAACTCTGCGAGCTGGCCGAGTCGCACGGCACCCTGCTCACCGTCTTCCAGAACCGCCGCTGGGACGGCGACTTCCTCACCGCCGCCCGCCTGGTCCGGGAGGGCGCGCTCGGCCGGGTCCACCGCTTCGAGTCCCGGTTCGAGCGGTTCCGGCCCAAGCCCAAGGCCGGGTGGCGCGAGCTGGCCGACCCGGCCGAGGCCGGCGGCACCCTCTACGACCTGGGCAGCCACCTGGTCGACCAGGCGCTCGCCCTGTTCGGGCCGGTCGAGACGGTGTACGCGGAGATCGACGTCCGCCGGGACGGCGCGGTCGTCGACGACGACGCCTTCCTCGCCCTCACCCACGCCGGCGGCACCCGCTCGCACCTGTGGACCAGCGCCGTCACCCCGCTCGCCGGCCCCCGCCTGCGGGTGCTCGGCGACGCCGCCGGCTACGTCAAGTCGGGCATGGACCCGCAGGAGGCCGACCTCCGCGACGGCCGCCGCCCCGACGGCACCGCCCCCTGGGGAGCCGACGCCCCGGCCCGCTACGGCACCCTCGGCACCGACGGGTCCACCGCAGCGCTGCCCACCGACCCCGGCGACTACCCCGCCTTCTACGCGGGCGTCGCCGCCGCCCTGGCCGACCCCGGCACCCCGCCGCCGGTCGACCCGCGCGACGCCGTCGCCGTCCTCACCGTCCTGGAGGCCGCCCGCGCCTCCGCCGCCACCGGTACGACCGTCCGGCTGGACTGAAATCTCCTGAACTCCCCCCGCGCGGGCGGCCGTTCCTTCCCAACCCCGGCTCCGGACTCCTACCGTGACAGGATGGCAGCGTCGGTATGGGGAGAGGAACCGGGCGCCCGCGCGGAACGCCTGCGGCGGGAACGGGCCTGGACGGCGGAGTTCGAGAGGCACGCCCGCGAGGCGATCGAGGAGCAGGACCGCCGGTCCCGCGCCTCGGCGACCGCGTCCGCACGGGCCGGGGCCGCCGCCGTACCGGAGCCCGGGCTCAGATCCCGATGACCTCGACCGCCGAACCCAGCCCCTTGAAGTCCGCCAGGTTGCGCGTGTACAGCGGCAGGCCGTGGGCGGAGGCGACCGCGGCGATCATCAGGTCGATCCGGCGCGGACGCGGCTGGCGCCCGGCGGCGATGGTCAGGGTGACCAGCGTCCCGTACCGGGCGGCGGCCGCCGCGTCGAACGGCAGCGGGTCGAAGTCCGCCATCGCCGCGCCCAGCACCTCCAGCCGCGCCGCCCGGCTGACCGGGTCCCGGGCCATCGAGACGCCCTGCTGCAGCTCGGCGAACGTGATCGCGGTCAGCTCCGGCACGGCGGGCAGGTCGGCCGGACCGAGCAGGGCCAGGTCGATGTAGACACAGGTGTCCAGCACCCCGGCCGGCCGTCGCCGGGGCGCCCGCCGCCGCTCAGCCACGCCGCCGCTCGAACGGGTCGCCGTCCTCGTCGCCGACCAGTTCCTCGGGACCGAAGTACTCCTCGGCCTCCTTGCGCATCTGCTGGTAGTCCACCCGCGGCAGCTTCACGTGCCGCGCGACCAGCTCCTCCGCCGTGAGCCGCCGCCGGCCCGACACCGGCCGCAGCTCGGCGACCTCGACCCCGTTCCTGGTGATGTGGAAGGTCTCCCCCGCCTCCACCGCGTCCATCACCGCGGCGGAGTTGTTCCGGAACTCCCGCTGGGTAATCGTCTTCATGCCTTCCAAGGTAGCCCCGCGTAGCACCGGCGGCTACACCCCTGCACCGACCCTTCCGGGCCTTCCGGAACTCCCCGGGCGGTACCGGGACCGCTTCGGGGAGTCGGCCGTATGCTTGGCCGGAGCACTGGTCGGGGACACAGGGAGGAGCAAGCCGTGGCACTGGTCGCGATGCTGCTCGGGGTGTTCCGGGTGCTGAACGGGGAGTGGCTCGTCGAGGGCGGCGGGTCGCTGGCCTCGGTGGCGGCCGCTGCCGCCGTGGTGCTGGTGGCCGGGGCGGTCGCGGGGGCGCTGGTCGTCGCGCGGCTGCTGGGGGCGCGGGCGCCCGCCGCCGTCAGGGACGGGGCGCTGCGCAAGCGCGCGTTCCGCACGGCCTTCCTTCCGCAGCGTGATCCGGACGCCCGGGGCCGGCGGCGCCCGAGGGCGCCGGGCGCGGCCCCGGCGGCCGCGTAACCCCCGCTCCACAGCAGGGCCGTCGACGCGGCCGTCCTCCGCCGACCACTCTTTCCGCGCGCAGAGCGCCGCACGCCGCACGCACCTGCCCGGACACCCGCCACCGACACCGGTGGCGCCGCGTGTCCCGGGTGCCGGGTGCCGGCTGCCGCCGCGCGCCGAGACCCCCGGAGGGCTCGCTCCACCATGTCCGTCTTCGCACTGCTCGACCCGGCCGTCGGCCTGGCCCACGATGTCGTCGCCGTACTGGCCCAGGTCGTACCGACGGCGCTCGCGATCGTCCTGTTCACCGTCTGCGTCCGGCTGGCGCTGCACCCGCTGGCCCGGGCGGCCGCGCGGGGTGAGAAGACCCGCACCCGGCTGGCGCCGCAGGTCGCCGAGCTGAACCGGAAGCACAAGGACCGGCCGGAGAAGCTCCGGGAGGCGCTCGCCGAGCTGTACGCGAAGGAGAAGTCCTCGCCCCTCGCGGGCTGCCTGCCGATGCTGGTGCAGATCCCGTTCTTCTCGGTGATGTACCGGCTGTTCACGACGCCGAACGACCTGCTCGGCCACACCCTGTTCGGCGTCCCGCTCGGTCTGCACGCGGGGAGCGCGCAGGGCGTGGCCCAGTGGGCGGTGTTCGGCACGCTGTACGCCGGGCTGGCGGCGGTGGCGTACGTCGGCTTCCGGCGGGCCCGCCGGGCGCAGGCCGCGCAGAAGGCGCAGCAGGAGGCCCAGGCGGAGCGGGACCGGACGGCCCTGCGGGGCAAGCAGGCACGGGGCAAGCAGGCAGCGGGCGGCCGGGCCGGGGCCGACCGGGCACCGGCCGCGCCGTCGCCGCAGCCGGTGCTGGCGCTCATGCCGTACCTGTCGTTCGCCACGGTGCTGTTCGCCGCGCTGGTGCCGCTGGCGGCCGGGCTCTACCTGCTGACGACCACCGCCTGGACGGCCGCCGAGCGGGGGTGGCTGCACCGGGACTCGCCGGTGTCGGCGGGGGCCGGGGTGGCGCTGGTCTGACGGCACCGGGGCCGGTGCGCCGGCCCCGCCCGGGGTGCCGGGGTGCGGTCTGGCGGTCGGGGTGCGGTCTGACTGTCGGGCGGTCGGACGGTCGGGGTGCGGCCGGGCGGTCGGCGGCGCTGCTCTAGCCTGAGCTGATCGTTTTCGCCGGCCGCCGACCGTTCCCGGTCCCCGGCCGGCCGGACAGGTGGAGGGATGTCGTCATGGTGGTCGCTGCTCCGGCGTTGGCCGAGTTGCGGGAGGTCTGCCAGCCGCAGGCGAAGCTGGCGAGCCGCAACGGGGAGCACTGGGCGGGCCGGCTCTACATGCGGCGGCTCTCCCTGCGGACCACCCGGCACCTGGTGCGGACCCCGGTCTCGCCGAACACCCTCACCTGGCTGATGGTGGTGTGCGGGGTCGGGGCCGGGGCCGCCCTGCTGATCCCCGGGCTCACGGGCGCGGTGCTGGCGGCGGTGCTGTTCCAGGGCTTCCTGCTCTTCGACTGCGTGGACGGCGAGGTGGCCCGCTGGAAGCGCCGGTTCAGTACGGCCGGGGTGTACGTGGACCGGCTCGGCGCCTATCTGGCGGACGCCGCGCTGATGGTCGGCGCGGGTGTCCGGGCGGCCCGGGGCGGGTCGGAGCTGTGGGTGTCGGTGGGGCTGGCGGCCGCGCTGGGGGTCGTGCTGCTGAAGGCGTCGACGGATCTGGTGGACGTGGCGCGGGCGCGCAGCGGCCTGCTGCCGGCGGACGAGGAGTCGACGCAGCCGCGGTCGCAGGGCATCGCGACGGCGCGGCGGCTGGCCTCGGTCCTCAAGATCCACCGGGTGACCAACGGCATCGAGGCGTCGCTGGTGCTGCTGGCGGCGGCGGTCGTGGACGCGGCGGTGGGTTCCACCGATCCGACGCGGGCGACGGTCGCGGCGATCGCGGTGATCACCTGGGGGATGGTGGTCGCGCACCTGGCGTCGATCCTCTCGTCGTCCCGCCTGCGCTGACCGGAAGCGCGTCGCGCGGGGTCCACGACGCGTGGCGTGCTCACCCTCCCCGCCTCAAGTCAAGCCACCCTCAGGCGATTTGACGCACCGACTCCCCCGCCGTTCGGCTCCGGCGGGGGACCCGCGAGGCGCAGGCCGTCACCCTCCGCAGGACGACGCGGCCGCCGCGGTGCGGATGCGAACGTGGCGGTGGGGCCCGGGGGTCGGGCCCGGGAGGGATCACCATGAACACCGACCACTTCGTCCGGCCGCGCCGCAGCGGCCGGCTCGGCCTGCGGCTCGCCGCCGTGGCGCTGGCCGGGGCCACCGTCGTCTCGCTCGCCCCGGCGGCGGTCGCGGCGGGGGCCGAGGCTCCGGCGGCCGGGCCGTCCGCGGGGGCCACGGCCGACCGGCACCGCCCGTCCGTCGACCTCACCCCGGAGTTGCGGGACATCGTCGAGCTGGGCGCGTCGACGGCCGCGCTCGGCGAGGCCCGCGAGAACGGCCGCCGGACCTGGCGCGACGCCGAGGGGGTCGTCGACCTGGACTCCCGGCGGCCGGCGCGCGCCGACGGGCGGTTCCGGATCGGCAGCGTCACCAAGACCTTCGTCTCCACCGTGGTGCTGCAGCTGGCCGACGAGGGCCGGCTCCGGCTGGACGACCCGGTCGAGCGGTACCTGCCGGGGGTGGTGCCGAACGGCGGGGCGATCACCCTGCGGCAGCTGCTCAACCACACCAGCGGCCTGTTCGACTACCTGGAGGACCCGCAGTTCCTCTTCCACGACGAGGCGAGCCTGCGCTCCTTCCTCGCCCGGGGCCGCTGGGTGGACTACCGCCCGGAGCAGCTCGTCGCGGTCGGCGTGCAGCACGCGCCGTACTTCGCGCCCGGCCAGGACTGGCACTACTCCAACACCAACTACATCCTCACCGGGATGATCGTCAAGAAGGTCACCGGCCGCACCTGGCAGCGCGAGGTGGAGCAGCGGATCGTCAAGCCGCTGCACCTCGACGACACCTCCTTCCCGGGCTCCTCGCCCGGGATCCCCGGGCCGCACGCGCACGGGTACGTCAAGCTGCCGGAGGGTCCGGCGGACGTCACCCTGATCAACCCGACCGTCGGGGACGCGGCCGGCAACGGGCTCTCCACCACGAGCGACCTGAACCGCTTCCACGAGGCGCTGTTCGGCGGGAGGCTGCTGTCGCCCGCCCGGCTGGCCGAGATGACGGCGGCCGTCCCGGCGCCGGCGATCGGCGCGCACTACGGGCTGGGCCTGATCCGCTACGACCTGCCGTGCGGCGAGGCCTGGGGCCACACCGGCGGCATCCCGGGGTTCAACACGGTGCTGCTCGGGGCGCGGGACGGCTCGCAGCAGTTCGCCCTCTCGTTCAACCTGCTGGAGGGCGGCGAGACCGACCAGACCGGCACCACGCTGGAGGCGTTCCTCCTGAAGGCGGCGTGCGGCAAGGACACGCCGGCCCCGGCGGCCCCCGCTGCGAAGGGGGCGAAGGGGACGGACGCCGGGTCGCCGCCGAAGCTGCTCCGCTGAGACACCCGGGTCGCTCCAAGTCAAGCCCCTTGACGATGATTTGACCTGTCGTCATGTCTGCCCATCGGCCGGGTGGCCCGGTCCTCGGGACGCACGGCCGATGACCTCCACAGGACGACGCGCCGACGGTGCGGCCGGTGCGAGGCTGGTCGGGACGGCCCGGGGCCGGGCCGGAAGGGGCGGGGAACCATGACCATCGTTCAGGCTCGATCTCCGTACCGGCGCGGCAGGTTGGGGCTGCGGCTCGCCGCCGTCGCCCTGGCCGGGGCCACCGTCGTCACGCTCGCACCGACGGCGGCGGTCGCGGCCGGAACCGGATCCAACGCCGGCGCCGGAGCCGTGGAGGAACGTCGACCCCGCGTCGACGGACAGCAGGAGCTGCGGTACCTCGTGGAGCACGGCGGGATGACCGCCGCACTCGCGGAGATCCGCGTCGCCGGCCGCCCCGCGTGGCGGGGCGCCGCCGGGACCGCCGACCTGGCCGACGGGCAGCCGGCCAGGTCGGACGGCCGGTTCCGGATCGGCAGCGTCACCAAGACCTTCGTGTCGACGGTGGTGCTCCAACTGGTCGGCGAGGGCCGGATCCGACTGGACGACCCGGTCGAGCGGTACCTGCCCGGAGTCGTCCCGAACGGCGGGGCGATCACCGTCCGGCAGCTGCTGAACCACACCAGCGGGCTGTTCAACTTCACCACGGACGCGCGGTTCCTGGTCACGACCGAGGCCGAGCTCCAGGAGTACGTGTACGGGACCACCCGGTTCAAGAGCTACCGGCCGGAGCAGCTGGCCGCGATCGCCGCCGAGCACGCGCCGTACTTCGCACCCGGCCAGGGGTGGAAGTACTCGAACACCAACTACGTCCTCGCCGGGATGATCATCCGCAAGGTCACCGGGCACACCTGGCAGCGCGAGGTCGAGCGGCGGATCGTCCGGCCCCTGCAGCTGGACGACACGACGTTCCCGGGGAACGAGACGGGCCTCGGCGGCCGGCACGCCCACGCCTACGTCGACATGCCGTCCGGGCCCGCCGACATCACCCGGTTCAACCCGTCCGTCGTGGACGCCGCCGGCAACGGCGTCTCCACCACCGCGGACCTCAACCGCTTCCACGCCGCCCTGTTCGGCGGCAGGCTGCTGCGGCCGGCCCAGATGGCCGCGCTGACGGACACGGTGCC from Kitasatospora sp. NBC_00458 includes:
- a CDS encoding serine hydrolase domain-containing protein, whose amino-acid sequence is MTIVQARSPYRRGRLGLRLAAVALAGATVVTLAPTAAVAAGTGSNAGAGAVEERRPRVDGQQELRYLVEHGGMTAALAEIRVAGRPAWRGAAGTADLADGQPARSDGRFRIGSVTKTFVSTVVLQLVGEGRIRLDDPVERYLPGVVPNGGAITVRQLLNHTSGLFNFTTDARFLVTTEAELQEYVYGTTRFKSYRPEQLAAIAAEHAPYFAPGQGWKYSNTNYVLAGMIIRKVTGHTWQREVERRIVRPLQLDDTTFPGNETGLGGRHAHAYVDMPSGPADITRFNPSVVDAAGNGVSTTADLNRFHAALFGGRLLRPAQMAALTDTVPTDTPNGFYGLGVLKVDLGPGCEAAWGHDGGLPGWSTLLLGTRDGRRQLALSHNPFIGKDSSASGEAIGSLLGKTLCRPGTGAGTDAGAGIAAGPDAAPAVGAVPRTGPDLRVEVGPATR